The following coding sequences lie in one Flavobacterium sediminis genomic window:
- a CDS encoding CvfB family protein, giving the protein MLQIGEYNRLKVLRETKVGLFLGDEEQDVLLPKKYIPKEFFIGDEMNVFIYLDHEERPVATTLKPYVKLNEFAHLKVNYINKFGAFLDWGLEKDLFVPFKEQAKPMEVGKRYLIYAYLDEKTNRLAATSKVQKYFATDVPDYEPNEEVEVMISHITDMGINVIIENRYKGLAYADEVFKDIKLGKKTKAYIKQVRPDGKIDVTFTKIGLEAIDDDAQVILKELKANNGFLGLHDKSHPEEIKTILQMSKKAFKKAVGSLYKARLIDIKDNGIFLV; this is encoded by the coding sequence ATGCTGCAAATAGGGGAATACAATAGGTTAAAAGTATTACGTGAAACAAAAGTCGGACTTTTTTTAGGAGATGAAGAACAAGATGTTCTGCTGCCTAAAAAATATATACCTAAAGAGTTTTTCATTGGTGATGAAATGAATGTTTTCATTTATCTGGATCATGAGGAACGTCCGGTGGCTACAACTTTAAAACCTTATGTAAAGCTTAATGAATTTGCACATTTAAAAGTAAATTATATCAATAAATTCGGTGCGTTCTTAGATTGGGGATTAGAAAAAGACTTGTTTGTTCCTTTCAAAGAACAGGCAAAGCCTATGGAAGTCGGGAAGCGGTATCTGATCTATGCTTATTTAGATGAAAAAACCAATCGCTTAGCGGCAACAAGCAAAGTACAAAAGTATTTTGCAACCGATGTTCCGGATTATGAACCAAATGAAGAGGTTGAAGTAATGATTTCTCATATCACGGATATGGGGATAAATGTCATTATAGAAAACCGTTACAAAGGGTTAGCTTATGCCGATGAAGTGTTTAAAGATATTAAGCTAGGTAAAAAGACTAAGGCTTATATCAAACAAGTGCGTCCGGACGGAAAAATAGATGTAACATTTACAAAAATAGGATTAGAAGCCATTGATGATGATGCACAAGTTATTCTGAAAGAACTGAAAGCGAATAACGGTTTTTTAGGACTACACGATAAAAGCCATCCGGAAGAGATCAAGACCATTTTGCAAATGAGTAAAAAAGCATTTAAAAAAGCAGTCGGATCATTGTATAAAGCCCGTTTGATCGATATTAAAGACAACGGAATCTTTTTAGTTTAA
- a CDS encoding porin has translation MRPFFSILLFLVSIFAFSQKLDSLKNNDIRLAALPYYSYGKGLGVTSPDSLFQLNIRFRMQNRVTYISEEDKDNRYEAQIRRLRLRLDGYVWHPQFLYVIQLSFAPGDVGTVHDGDNVNIIRDAVFIYRPDKHWNFMFGQTKLPGNRQRVNSSGALQLTDRTINNAKFTIDRDFGFQAYYLNEDLNTFSYNIKTAVSTGEGRNWTKTSDDGVALTGKVELMPLGAFKRNGIYFEGDVAREKKPKLMISGAYQQNNRAVRTNGQLGDVLYSPRTLRSYFVDAMLKYNGWSLMSAYMQREAKDLVTYNPDDVTDFNYVYAGKGMDYQLSYIFKNDFELIGRFSNQYVDKEIKPYTPDLKQYSIGVTKYLREHAFKMQAELTFDEKEYYTGDTKNNWYLRLQLEIGI, from the coding sequence ATGAGACCTTTTTTTAGTATTTTACTGTTTTTAGTCTCAATTTTTGCTTTTTCGCAAAAATTAGACTCTTTAAAGAATAATGATATTCGTTTAGCAGCCTTACCTTATTATAGTTATGGAAAAGGTTTGGGGGTAACTTCTCCTGATAGTTTATTCCAACTGAACATTCGTTTCAGAATGCAAAATCGGGTAACATATATCAGTGAAGAGGATAAAGACAACCGATACGAAGCACAAATTCGTCGTTTGCGTTTGCGTTTAGACGGTTATGTTTGGCATCCTCAATTTTTATATGTGATCCAATTGTCTTTTGCACCGGGCGATGTCGGTACAGTTCACGACGGAGACAATGTAAATATCATTCGGGATGCCGTATTCATTTACCGTCCGGATAAACATTGGAACTTTATGTTCGGACAAACCAAATTACCGGGAAACCGTCAAAGGGTAAACTCTTCCGGGGCTTTACAGTTAACCGACCGAACGATCAATAATGCTAAATTTACGATCGACAGGGATTTTGGTTTTCAGGCTTATTATCTGAATGAAGATTTGAATACTTTTTCTTATAATATAAAAACGGCTGTTTCAACCGGAGAAGGAAGAAACTGGACCAAAACATCAGATGACGGGGTAGCTTTGACGGGAAAAGTAGAATTAATGCCGTTAGGTGCATTTAAAAGGAACGGAATTTATTTTGAAGGCGATGTAGCTCGTGAAAAAAAGCCGAAATTGATGATTTCCGGAGCCTATCAGCAAAATAACAGAGCAGTCAGAACCAACGGACAATTAGGGGACGTTTTATATTCCCCTCGAACGCTTCGTTCGTACTTTGTAGATGCAATGCTTAAATATAACGGCTGGAGTTTAATGTCGGCTTATATGCAACGTGAGGCTAAAGATCTGGTAACCTACAATCCGGATGATGTAACTGATTTTAATTATGTATATGCAGGAAAAGGAATGGATTATCAGTTGAGTTATATTTTCAAGAACGATTTTGAACTGATCGGGCGTTTTTCTAACCAATATGTAGATAAGGAGATCAAACCCTATACTCCGGATTTGAAACAATACAGTATCGGCGTGACAAAGTACCTGAGAGAACATGCCTTTAAAATGCAGGCAGAATTGACCTTTGATGAAAAAGAATATTATACGGGCGATACTAAAAATAATTGGTACTTAAGGTTACAATTAGAAATAGGAATTTAA
- the prmA gene encoding 50S ribosomal protein L11 methyltransferase encodes MSNAYVGYHFKVEPKDLGSEILIAELGELPFESFIETEEGLSAYIQKDLWDENILNGVHILDNPNFEVSYKVEQIEQVNWNEEWEKNFEPIDVDGKCHVRAPFHEKTDAEYEIIIEPKMSFGTGHHETTHMMIQHLLETDLKGKKTLDMGCGTAILAILAEMKGAQPIDAIDIDNWCYLNSIENVERNNCQHISVYEGDATLLEGKKYDVIIANINRNILLNDMQTYADCLNTDGILFLSGFYREDIAAIDNCCSAKGLKLVGQKERNNWTALKYSK; translated from the coding sequence ATGTCAAATGCTTATGTTGGTTACCATTTTAAAGTAGAACCAAAAGATTTAGGAAGCGAAATTTTAATTGCAGAATTGGGAGAATTACCTTTTGAAAGTTTTATTGAAACCGAAGAAGGTCTTTCAGCTTATATTCAAAAAGATTTATGGGACGAAAATATTCTGAACGGAGTTCATATTCTGGATAATCCTAATTTTGAAGTCTCTTATAAAGTAGAACAAATAGAACAGGTTAACTGGAATGAAGAATGGGAAAAAAACTTTGAACCGATCGATGTCGACGGAAAATGTCATGTAAGAGCTCCTTTTCATGAAAAAACAGATGCGGAATACGAAATTATCATTGAACCTAAAATGAGTTTCGGAACCGGACACCATGAAACGACCCACATGATGATCCAACATTTACTGGAAACCGACCTTAAAGGAAAGAAAACTTTAGATATGGGTTGCGGAACTGCTATTTTAGCCATTTTAGCCGAAATGAAAGGAGCTCAACCTATTGATGCCATTGATATCGATAACTGGTGTTATTTGAATTCCATCGAAAATGTGGAACGAAACAACTGCCAACATATTTCAGTTTATGAAGGTGATGCAACTTTACTGGAAGGAAAGAAATACGATGTGATCATTGCTAACATTAACCGTAACATTCTTTTAAACGATATGCAAACTTATGCCGATTGCTTGAATACAGACGGTATCTTATTTTTAAGTGGTTTTTATCGGGAAGATATAGCTGCTATTGATAACTGTTGCAGTGCTAAAGGACTAAAATTAGTAGGACAAAAAGAGCGCAACAATTGGACTGCATTAAAATATAGTAAATAA
- a CDS encoding ATP-dependent Clp protease adaptor ClpS yields the protein MSTIEKVQEEVLVEEQVGINHEIILFNDDVNTFDHVIETLIQVCEHDALQAEQCAILVHYTGKCTVKTGSYDDLKPQCTALLDAGLSAEIQ from the coding sequence ATGAGCACAATTGAAAAAGTACAGGAAGAAGTTTTAGTAGAAGAGCAAGTGGGAATAAACCACGAGATCATTTTATTCAATGATGATGTCAATACTTTTGACCATGTAATCGAAACACTTATACAGGTTTGCGAACATGATGCTTTACAAGCTGAACAATGCGCTATTCTGGTTCACTACACGGGAAAATGTACCGTTAAAACCGGAAGTTATGACGATCTGAAGCCGCAATGTACAGCCCTGCTGGATGCCGGTTTGAGTGCTGAAATACAATAA
- a CDS encoding heavy-metal-associated domain-containing protein, translated as MTTTIYIQNLKCGGCANTVTKNLSQLDGIENVSVSVDESAVTFDYNHENLVAEVKELLKKTGYPEAGDENSLGTKAKSFVSCAVGKIS; from the coding sequence ATGACTACAACAATTTATATTCAAAACCTGAAATGTGGCGGTTGTGCCAATACAGTGACTAAAAATCTTTCTCAGTTAGATGGAATTGAAAATGTTTCTGTTTCGGTTGATGAAAGTGCAGTAACATTTGATTACAACCATGAGAACTTAGTTGCAGAAGTAAAAGAACTTTTAAAAAAGACAGGATATCCGGAAGCCGGTGATGAGAATTCATTGGGAACCAAAGCCAAGTCTTTCGTAAGTTGTGCCGTAGGAAAGATATCATAA
- a CDS encoding DUF6691 family protein yields MKLFRFFSIGIVFGIVLTKAEAISWYRIYEMFMFQSFHMYGIIAVAIATGVIGIQLIKKKKIKDYKGFPIQLIDKDRGFVRYLAGGLLFGLGWGLVGCCPGPVFILLGTGAFSIIIVLAGALLGTFLYGILKDKLPH; encoded by the coding sequence ATGAAATTATTTCGTTTTTTTAGTATAGGTATTGTTTTCGGAATTGTACTGACTAAAGCAGAGGCTATTTCATGGTATCGTATCTATGAAATGTTTATGTTCCAATCATTCCACATGTACGGAATTATAGCTGTAGCTATTGCAACAGGCGTGATCGGAATACAACTAATTAAAAAGAAAAAAATAAAAGATTACAAAGGTTTTCCCATTCAGTTAATAGATAAGGACAGAGGTTTTGTACGTTACTTGGCAGGCGGATTACTTTTCGGATTGGGTTGGGGATTGGTAGGTTGTTGTCCGGGACCTGTTTTTATTTTGCTGGGAACAGGAGCTTTTAGTATTATCATTGTACTAGCAGGAGCTTTACTGGGTACTTTTTTATACGGTATTTTGAAAGATAAATTACCACATTAA
- a CDS encoding YeeE/YedE family protein produces the protein MELISGTWHWAISGFLIGIIMLVLIYFGKTFGMSSNLRTMCTMMGADKASDFFKMDWREQKWNLAVVLGAILGGFIASYFLSDPDTILHLNPKTVASLNQLNIDTPEGKWVPDAIFGWENVLSIKGFTILFIGGILIGFGTRYAGGCTSGHAISGLSNLQKPSLLAVIGFFIGGLIMSHFILPLIF, from the coding sequence ATGGAATTAATCTCAGGAACCTGGCATTGGGCAATTTCCGGCTTTTTAATAGGGATAATTATGTTGGTATTGATATACTTCGGAAAAACTTTCGGAATGTCGTCTAATTTGAGGACGATGTGTACCATGATGGGGGCCGATAAAGCCAGTGATTTCTTTAAAATGGATTGGCGGGAACAAAAATGGAATCTGGCAGTTGTTCTGGGAGCTATTTTGGGAGGTTTTATCGCTTCCTATTTTTTAAGTGATCCTGATACAATTCTGCATCTGAATCCGAAAACAGTTGCAAGTTTGAATCAATTGAATATTGATACTCCTGAAGGAAAATGGGTTCCCGATGCTATTTTCGGCTGGGAAAATGTTTTGAGCATAAAAGGATTTACCATTTTATTTATCGGTGGAATTTTAATCGGTTTCGGAACCCGGTATGCCGGTGGTTGTACTTCCGGACATGCGATCAGCGGTTTGAGTAATTTGCAAAAACCGTCGTTGCTGGCTGTGATCGGTTTTTTTATAGGAGGTTTGATCATGTCTCATTTTATTTTACCCTTAATTTTTTAA
- a CDS encoding DUF4199 domain-containing protein, whose translation MKKFEIELKWSVIYAISYLVWMFFERFLGFHFDKANAEPLFNLLFIPIAVILYILAIKEKKKKYYNGQMDWKQGFGSGIVLSFFIALTSSIIVYITFTILSPEFFEKAIAMSKDQELAKINYNIQAFVKNNIFDKLSFGVVFAAIISYFSKTKPL comes from the coding sequence ATGAAAAAATTTGAAATTGAACTCAAATGGTCTGTCATTTATGCCATTAGCTATTTAGTATGGATGTTCTTTGAACGCTTTTTAGGTTTCCATTTTGATAAAGCTAATGCCGAACCTTTGTTCAACTTATTGTTTATTCCTATAGCTGTTATCTTATATATACTGGCTATTAAAGAAAAAAAGAAAAAATATTACAATGGACAAATGGACTGGAAACAAGGTTTTGGTAGTGGAATTGTCTTAAGTTTTTTTATTGCTCTAACCAGTTCAATAATTGTTTATATTACTTTTACAATACTATCTCCTGAGTTTTTTGAAAAAGCAATTGCAATGAGTAAAGATCAGGAACTGGCAAAAATAAACTACAACATTCAGGCTTTTGTAAAAAATAATATTTTTGACAAGCTTTCTTTCGGAGTTGTTTTTGCAGCAATTATTAGTTATTTTAGTAAAACTAAACCACTATAG
- a CDS encoding 2-dehydro-3-deoxyphosphooctonate aldolase, with the protein MKHLILFLLFLSVSCTSTKSTLKNINDTAKKPQVQNNAFIITEYAEDTKYGYDKDFPINIGLILERQEETFVTYFFNGLTGPNGEKILFKKVDTCCPFPTQHNNMGAGTLSIYEVQFEGTNITKKLYFNSYERGKIVCPKGFTIKKFQTINN; encoded by the coding sequence ATGAAACATTTAATTTTGTTTTTACTCTTTCTTTCGGTAAGCTGTACCAGTACAAAGTCTACCCTGAAGAATATTAATGATACGGCTAAAAAGCCCCAGGTACAGAATAATGCTTTTATCATAACGGAATATGCTGAAGACACTAAATATGGTTATGACAAAGATTTTCCTATCAATATAGGTCTTATTCTGGAAAGACAAGAGGAAACCTTTGTTACCTATTTTTTTAACGGATTAACAGGACCTAACGGCGAAAAAATATTATTCAAGAAAGTAGATACCTGTTGTCCCTTCCCAACCCAACATAACAACATGGGAGCCGGAACACTATCTATTTATGAAGTACAATTTGAAGGAACTAATATCACTAAAAAGTTATACTTTAACAGTTATGAAAGAGGTAAGATCGTATGTCCTAAAGGATTTACTATCAAAAAATTCCAGACGATCAATAATTAA
- the kdsA gene encoding 3-deoxy-8-phosphooctulonate synthase → MNINNIPQIKNADKDNFFLLAGPCAIEGEEMAMRIAEKIVSITDKLEIPYVFKGSFKKANRSRVDSFTGIGDEKALKILQKVSKEFGIPTITDIHTNEDAAMAAEYVDVLQIPAFLVRQTDLVVAAAETGKTVNLKKGQFMSPESMKHAVQKVLDSNNEKVMVTDRGTMFGYQDMIVDFRGIPTMKQFSTTVLDVTHSLQQPNQTSGVTGGRPEMIETIAKAGIATGVDGIFIETHFDPANAKSDGANMLHLDLLEGLMTKLVALRKTVNQF, encoded by the coding sequence ATGAATATAAATAACATACCACAAATAAAAAACGCAGATAAAGACAACTTCTTCCTGCTTGCAGGTCCGTGTGCCATAGAAGGGGAAGAAATGGCTATGCGTATAGCTGAAAAGATTGTCTCCATTACGGACAAGTTGGAAATCCCTTACGTTTTTAAAGGTTCGTTTAAAAAGGCTAATCGTTCAAGAGTTGACAGTTTTACTGGGATCGGTGATGAAAAAGCTTTAAAGATTCTTCAAAAAGTGTCTAAAGAGTTCGGAATCCCTACTATTACGGATATTCATACCAATGAAGATGCTGCAATGGCTGCCGAATATGTAGATGTTTTACAAATCCCTGCTTTTTTAGTACGTCAAACCGACTTAGTAGTTGCTGCTGCAGAGACAGGAAAAACGGTTAATCTGAAAAAAGGACAATTCATGAGTCCCGAAAGTATGAAACATGCTGTACAAAAAGTATTGGACAGTAACAATGAAAAGGTAATGGTTACCGATAGAGGAACGATGTTCGGTTATCAGGATATGATCGTAGATTTCAGAGGAATCCCTACAATGAAACAATTTTCGACAACGGTACTGGATGTTACACATTCATTGCAACAGCCTAATCAAACCAGCGGAGTTACCGGCGGACGTCCTGAGATGATCGAAACTATTGCCAAAGCCGGAATTGCAACCGGAGTAGACGGAATTTTTATAGAAACTCACTTTGATCCGGCTAATGCTAAAAGTGATGGTGCCAATATGTTACACCTTGACCTGTTAGAAGGTTTAATGACAAAATTAGTTGCCCTAAGAAAAACCGTAAACCAATTTTAA
- a CDS encoding DUF1801 domain-containing protein, producing the protein MKVVDEYILRQPELYREMLLHVIAVIAHDLPEAELLFKWGIPYFYYKKKPFYYLAPNHKKKFLDVGFAKGFELKENQEFLIGEKRNTVKSLRYYALEEIDNQVLIAVIKEALTLYRT; encoded by the coding sequence ATGAAAGTAGTAGATGAATATATTTTGAGACAGCCTGAATTATATAGGGAAATGCTGTTGCATGTAATTGCTGTCATAGCACATGATTTGCCGGAGGCAGAATTGCTTTTTAAATGGGGAATTCCTTATTTTTATTATAAAAAGAAACCGTTTTATTATCTGGCTCCGAACCATAAGAAAAAATTTTTGGATGTTGGATTTGCAAAAGGCTTTGAGCTGAAAGAAAATCAGGAATTTTTAATAGGAGAGAAGCGAAATACTGTAAAATCCCTTCGTTATTATGCACTGGAAGAAATTGATAATCAGGTTTTGATTGCTGTAATAAAAGAAGCTCTGACACTGTATAGAACCTAA
- a CDS encoding winged helix-turn-helix domain-containing protein: protein MKNIIQNINKAFDHRIRLGIMSVLMVNESADFTTLKEILGVTDGNLASHAKALENEKYITVEKQFIGRKPNTKYIATKEGKKAFQEHIEALEKLISNQN, encoded by the coding sequence TTGAAAAATATCATCCAAAATATCAATAAAGCTTTTGATCACCGTATACGACTGGGCATTATGTCGGTTCTAATGGTGAATGAAAGTGCCGATTTTACTACGCTAAAAGAGATCTTAGGCGTAACCGATGGTAATCTGGCAAGTCATGCTAAAGCCTTAGAGAATGAAAAATACATCACCGTTGAAAAACAATTTATCGGCAGGAAGCCAAATACAAAATATATTGCAACTAAAGAAGGGAAAAAAGCATTTCAGGAACATATTGAAGCACTTGAAAAATTGATCTCCAACCAAAACTAA
- a CDS encoding inner membrane CreD family protein, translated as MENQSENQFKVPKKTFLQSTTAKMIMVGVLTLVLLIPLNLVQNLIQERSIRKDDVIKKETQTWGENIHFMGPILKVPVKTYTETEVYDEQTKTKSIQKQEELTYAYFFPETLQHTTEIEKVDQLKRGIYKPIVFKANLLAKGNFSSLDLQKLDCKPEDILWDKTSVIVKTTDLKSIKSDLKITLNNSQLTLEANADSDAYFDVLETETFSYQPDVTNPFQLNIQYNGSNSIEFIPIGKTTATSIDANWSSPSFTGTFASNDSTKKITAENFHADWKIIHVNRPFSQQYLGQSQI; from the coding sequence ATGGAAAATCAATCAGAAAATCAGTTTAAAGTCCCTAAGAAGACTTTCTTGCAAAGTACAACAGCCAAAATGATCATGGTAGGTGTCCTTACTTTAGTGTTACTCATTCCCCTTAATTTAGTACAAAACTTAATTCAGGAACGTTCAATACGCAAAGATGATGTTATAAAAAAAGAAACACAAACCTGGGGCGAAAATATCCATTTTATGGGACCTATTTTAAAAGTTCCTGTTAAAACCTACACTGAAACCGAAGTTTACGATGAACAAACAAAAACAAAATCCATTCAAAAACAAGAAGAATTAACCTATGCTTATTTCTTTCCTGAAACGCTACAGCATACTACTGAAATTGAAAAAGTAGATCAATTGAAAAGAGGTATTTACAAACCGATTGTTTTTAAAGCAAATCTACTGGCAAAAGGAAATTTCAGTTCTTTAGATCTGCAAAAGCTAGATTGTAAACCGGAAGATATACTTTGGGATAAAACGTCTGTTATTGTAAAAACTACAGATCTGAAAAGCATTAAAAGTGATCTGAAAATTACGTTGAATAATTCTCAATTGACTCTGGAAGCAAATGCAGACAGTGATGCTTATTTTGATGTATTAGAAACAGAAACTTTTAGCTACCAACCCGATGTTACTAATCCGTTCCAATTGAATATCCAATACAACGGAAGCAATTCCATCGAATTTATTCCTATTGGAAAAACAACCGCCACTTCGATTGATGCCAACTGGAGTTCTCCTTCTTTTACAGGAACTTTTGCTTCTAACGATTCTACTAAAAAGATTACAGCTGAAAACTTTCATGCCGACTGGAAGATCATACATGTTAACCGACCTTTTTCGCAACAATACCTGGGGCAATCCCAAATCTGA